Proteins from a single region of Juglans microcarpa x Juglans regia isolate MS1-56 chromosome 5S, Jm3101_v1.0, whole genome shotgun sequence:
- the LOC121268601 gene encoding uncharacterized protein LOC121268601 has translation MPFLSKLPLVLFLSSLFLHAAIAELVCENLPNNVCAFSISSSGKRCLLETSVAGDHGKVEYQCKTSEVLVNGITEYIETDKCVEACGVDRNTVGISSDALLDPKATAKLCSPYCYQMCPNIVDLYFNLAAGEGGYLPDLCEKQRANPHRSMSELLGSGVAPGPISGSPSRKLYETELLDFVVAPTPGPISGSPSRKLYETKLLGSGIAPAPSPLSSSPSRKLYGTDPFYVSGAAAPQ, from the exons CTGAGCTTGTTTGCGAGAATTTGCCAAACAATGTTTGCGCATTTTCAATATCATCATCGGGCAAAAGGTGTTTGCTGGAGACGTCAGTGGCTGGTGATCATGGAAAGGTGGAGTACCAATGCAAGACATCAGAGGTGTTGGTTAATGGCATCACTGAATACATTGAGACCGATAAATGTGTTGAAGCCTGTGGGGTTGATAGGAACACTGTTGGAATCTCATCGGATGCCCTTCTTGATCCAAAAGCCACTGCCAAGCTTTGCTCTCCTTATTGTTACCAAATGTGCCCCAACATTGTCGATCTTTACTTCAATTTGGCTGCTGGGGAGG GAGGATATTTGCCGGACCTGTGTGAGAAACAACGTGCCAATCCTCATCGTTCCATGAGCGAGCTTTTGGGTTCTGGTGTGGCCCCTGGCCCTATTTCTGGCTCTCCATCTCGAAAATTATACGAGACTGAGcttttggattttgttgtggcCCCTACCCCTGGCCCTATTTCTGGCTCTCCATCTCGAAAATTATACGAGACTAAACTTTTGGGTTCTGGTATCGCCCCTGCCCCTAGCCCACTGTCCAGCTCTCCATCTCGAAAATTATATGGGACTGATCCCTTCTACGTTTCTGGAGCTGCAGCTCCCCAGTAA